In Numida meleagris isolate 19003 breed g44 Domestic line chromosome 19, NumMel1.0, whole genome shotgun sequence, the sequence TCCTGTAAGAGATTTGCTGTACAGTTCTCTTTGTAcgcttttctctctgtgttgtttttcacCTAATCCAGGTTTTAGTTTCTGTGTTGTCTTTTATGTATTTGATTAGTTCTGTGAATTTTAGCTGCAAGGTGGTTATGGTTCAGTGATTACTAGATTAGCTTTGAACCTATCTCACATCTGATTCTGAATTCAAGTACTAAACAACATTAGTTCAGTTGTGTGCAAGATGGGATTTATTTTGAGtagataaaagaaataaatcccCGGTGTACTGTGAAGGAGGGGAGGGTTAAACCAATCTGTCTCTAGCAGAAAAGAATCTTTTATACTTCACAAATCTGCTGTGATGGAACAGGCAGGACTGTCAGGCAGCTGCTTGACaggtttccttctttctctcactGCACATGAAGACGTGATGGTCAATCAAAATGGTACTGGGTGTTGTGGGAATGATCTCCTAAGTTGGTAACTGCAGTAGTTGGAGAATATGGCTTTGCATTTCCTGCATGTAATGTAAGAGTGTGCGTGTGTACGCATTTATGTACGTGAACAGAACTGCTCTGAATTTGGCTGTGGGAGATCATCTGAAGGATTGTGATGCTCTTCTGGGGTGTTAAATATTGCAGTAGTTGGAAAGggatttcaggctttttttctttttggcaagtCAGTCTGTTGCTTCTTAAGCAAACAAATGATGCTGACATTCAAGTCAAGGCCTTAGTTTGGTTGTCTGTACCATTTCTCTGAAGCTTtatcctttctgtttgtttgcttgttttataaAAAGACCTTTTTTGATCaactgaaaggaaatgcaaGAATTTAGAAAGTAATAATTTCATCCTTATTAGGTTACAAAGCTGTTACGCACACAGCCAAGCTCAGGGGATGAGTAAGACTGGTATCTAGAATACATTCCTTACTACAATAAAAGTAGTCATTCTGAATGAGGTGATGTCATCTATGTTGCTCAGAGTTAGATCATCTGCGTGGCATTACTTGTTGAACTGGTCATCTAAAGAGCAGATTCCTGTTAATTTGAGTAGAAAAACTCTTAAAACCAATAATTCCAGGATCAGtcactcttttttttatttattctttcagcGTCCGTAACATATgaacagaaatgtaaagaaacTGATGTAACAGACCACTCTTTAAATTACCAGAACAAACATGCTCTGCTGTATTCAGTACAgttattaattctttttcttacattatGCTGCCCAGTGTGTGAAAATTAACTCGTTGAAATATATACAGTGCCTTCATCAGTGAAGCAGATAAGAATTCAGTAGCTGAGTATGCAGCTGagactgtaaaataaatgagatgaGCAAACAGTGCATCTTCCTGAATAAAATCTCTATAATATAGATAATACACCATGTATCTAAATGATTAAGCAGATACAGGAATTAGCACAGTAGGCCAGAGCTTGATATGAAAAATACGCGGCTAAAACTATGACACACGTAGCTAGATTAGCAAATGTGCCAGGTTATACAGCTGTCTCTGTGAAAATTAACTTATAAAATAAAGTACTTATTTACAGTTTGATTGTTAAGGAAGAAAAACGCTTGTTGAACCAAGCAtgctctctttctccttcctccaccaAGCATGTCTTAGCACCCAGGAACACAGTTATTCACTTTTTCACAACAATGCCAGCAAACGTTGTGCTCGGGTCATTTGGAAAACCACGTATTTAGGGTAAAGAAAAAGGTGAGGGGTGATATTCAGCAGGATTGGTGTATTTGCTTcgggtttgtttatttttcttagtaaCTCTAAGCAGTTGTTTTTTACGCTGGAATTGACGGCGTTCTGATTGGTGGATGTACAGCTCAATTTGGCCACGCATGTTGTGACACAGGTCTGCAAATGGAGAGGTTGTGGGGTTGGAGCCAGGCAGTGCACGTGGTTTTTTGGTGTAGGTATCAACATGAACTGGCTGCTAACAGTCTTGCCCTTGAGTACGTTAATTTGCCATGCTTTTGTAGTTACGAGTTTGACTTAACTTTCAGTTAAATAGCTTTGGGGTCAGGATTACTCTCATAAAAATTAGGCAgttatgaatattttatgtatCTGTTTGCATGAATGTGAACTATACTGCGTGGATACAAACTGATACTGGATGTTCTTGAATCTGTAGAATATTATTAGCTGTGATGCAAATTCCTCTTTCTCGGTTGCTCTAATgctggaaaaacacatttctctggAGCCACATATTTACATGCATGTTTCGTTAGTctcccatttctctttttcagctaCTTTTATGTATCTGTGATCTCCCCCGTTTCTGTATAACTGTAGCAGCACTGTTGTTCCTCAGTCTCCTGACATTGTCCATACACTTCCCCTAGCATGAACATAAGCTTTCACTGCTATTCTGTTTCTGTAGTAGCCTGAAACTTACCTGGGCTCAAAGTTAACCCAGAAGTCTCACTGCAGATCTTGTACTTCAGGCCTGAGGTATGCACGTGTTCATGTTCTTAGACTTCAAAAATACAGCAGCTGTtacagtgtttattttaaatgatttttttaatgctaattgAGGCACTGTTGCTAAAGAGGGACAAATGAGAAACTCCAGTTGCTTTGTGGAGTACACTGGACTGTTTTACAAACAAAACGAACTAGAAATTGAGGTTATCTAAAACACAGATGAGAACAGTAAGTGTGGGCAGGCTTTCTCTTGAGAGTCTGCACAGAAATATGCCAGACCAGGTGATAAATGTTGTGCTCTTAAAGTTCCCTGCATCTTGGAAAATATATTGGAACGTTACAGATATTTAGAACAAATCAACTGTATGCATTTCACTATAGCCTTGGTCtctcaaggagaaaaatggatctCTGTGTCTCATCTGTAACTTGAAATGTGTTTCTTGTTGATAGGAGATGCTCCTTTCCAATGTCAGATGTGTCCTGCTAAATTTAAAATCAACTCAGACTTGAAGAGGCACATGCGTGTGCATTCTGGTGAGAAGCCTTACAAGTGTGAGTTCTGTGAGGTTCGGTGTGCTATGAAAGGAAACTTGAAATCACACATTCGTATAAAACACAGCATGGAAAATACTCTCAAGTGTCCAGAGTGCGAGTTTCAGTGTGGAAACAAAACGAGCCTTCGACACCACATAAGAACTCATCAGCCCGAGCAGCCAGTGAAGTGCTCAGAGTGCAACTACTCTTGCTCCAACAAGGCAGCTCTGAAAGTACACGAGCGAATTCACTGCAAAGATCGCCCTTTCAAATGTGAATTCTGCAGCTTTGATACCAAGCAGCGGAGTAACCTGACAACTCACGTGAGGAAAGCTCATGGAGACAAAGTCAAGACCAAGAAGCAAActgtggagaagaaagaaggagacaggcCAAAGCAAGGTGGCTCTAGGCAAGTTGCCAAATTAGATGCCAAGAAGGCATTTAAGTGTGATCTGTGTGACGCTTCATTTGTCCGAGAAGATTCTCTTAGGAGTCATAAGAAGCAGCACAGTATGTACAGTGGATCTAAAAATAATGAACTGGCTGTTCTGCAGCTCCAGATGGATCCCGGCCGCCAGGCCAGTGCCCCGATTACTGTCAGTCACCTCCAGGTCCCGATTCAGGCTGCTCAGGTTTCTCCATACAATGAGGGGAGGGTCAAGATCATTGTGGGTCACCAGGTCCCCCAGACCAACAATATCGTTCAGGCTGCATCAGTGAACGTTGTGCCCCCTGCGTTAGTCAGCCAGAGCCAGGAGGAGCTCTCGGCCAACAGCCGCTTGCAGCTTCTGGGCCAGGTCAGCCTGCTGGCCCCACCGCCGCCTCCCATCTCTCAGAGCGAAGCAGGGCCCGTGGCCCAGCCAGCGGTTCTTCTCACAACCCATGACCAAAGTGATGGAACTGCTTTACATCAGACTCTGATTCCTGCTGCCACCGTCAGCAGCCATGAGGCGTCAGCAAACCAAGCTTTCATCACCAGCTCAGGAATCAGCTGCGCTGACTTAGAAGGCCTTAATGCTTTGATACAGGAAGGAGCGACAGAAGTGACTGTGGTTAGTGATGGAGGCCAGAGCATTACCGTGTCCACTTCGGCCCCCCCTCCTCCCATCTTCTCCTCATCCTCTCACACAGAAGCCCCTAAGCAGACCTACTCCATCATCCAGAGTGGAGCCCATACAGCTTTACTGTGTCCTGCAGACTCCATACCAGATTAGCCACAAAGGAACTAAacaaatttcagcagaaatgcaTAGGGTGCAAGTGAATACAGAATGTGTCCTATAAAGCCAAATACTCACATACACGTTTTACATGTCTGTACATGGAAACATACATCTTGTATGTGGAAAAGAGGTGTCTGTATTTATGTGCCTCTGCTGAAATTAAGTCTGTGTTCTTTGTAAAATGTGTTGCATATTTCACTAAGCAGTCAGCTTCCCAGAATATGATTCTCATATCGTGCTGGCTAAGAAAACGTCACCTTATGATGAATTATCTTCACATCAGACTACTTCTTCCCTGTATACACAAAAAGATACAGGAAATAGATGGTCCAAGCCACTCCAAAGTATACTGTCAAGTAAGGCCTGTTTGGATCGCATGCTGTGTATGCATTGAGTGGATGTGGCCAGTAGCTGATCTGTAAGAAATGTCTACAACCAGCACTAATGCAGGGCTAGGAAAGGTTGTGACCTATTCCTTAGTATCAGTAGAAGCTGGTAGCGTGTGATGCTTGATCTGGAAGTTCTTATGCAGAAGACCAAGTTAATTGTTTTTAGAAGACAAAAGAATTCTGTCCACTCATCAGTAATTACTAAATTTGTTAGCAAGGTCACTATTGCGAATCATACATGTGGCGCGATGATCTGTGTCAGAGGCACCTGTGTTTTAAACAGAACAaccacaaatatattttttacaaacGCTACTAAAGTTTTGTCTTTATTTGGATGTTATATGTTAGAAGTTGCATGGGTGGAAGAAGTCCCTTCCGTGTTGGCACTGTTCTTTTTAAgttaaaggggaaaaaggaaaaaaagaattcattcaattaaaaattataaaataaaaagactgtaATCCAAGGTTTGCAACTCTAGCATAATTTCAGATTGCCATGAGATAGTAATTTACCATTGAATGATGTGCATACCTAGAACGAGTGAATGCTGGGCTGTATTTTGTATTACACAATATGAGTTGTATTTGACAAGTGTTCTTGTAGCTAGTAATACCATCAGTGCAGCATTACCCAGTTGAAAACAGGCTCTCAGCTTGGGAAAATAGACAGCTCTGTGGGTCCGTGGATCTGCAAAAACGAATGATCATTTCACAGCCAGGCAGCATCCCAAGGACAGCTGTTAACATGCATGAAGGCTGGAGAGAGGCTGTTATCAAAACTAGCTCTGAGATTCCCTCTTGGGGAATCAAAGTCAAGTTAAATTTTATGGTATTTGCTAGTGGAAGACATTGAGTGATGGCTCTATGTGCTAGAAACATGCTTGGGAAACGTAATGAAGATTATATCATTGGGGCCGTGTTCTGAATTGGTCTTGTTTgagttttttgcttgtttgttttgttgtgttgtgttttccagcctttattttgtgtatgtgGGGgtgctccctgctccttccttctgtgtGTGATGTACTTGGTGTACAGCGTGAGGCTTCTGACTTTACCGTACAGGTAGGAAAATTCCATCGTAACCTGCAAGTACAGCTTGTtcttgaaaatgcattttttgttcaCGGGTTGCTTAAACCTGAATCTTCCAGTAATGCTGTCTTCATTATTTATGGGAAATAGTATTTTTGGAGATCCATTCTGCCTGCCTAATCCTTCATTCAAAATTCATGCCCTTttagaacagaagagaaaactttCCAAATAATCTACGTTTTAGGGTCTTCTGATCTCTGGTGTGAACTGCCTGGCAGCGTGTCCTTCCACTTACAGATGTTAGAAAAGACCACGCATCAGTTAGGGGGAGATGATTCATGAATGCTTAATTAGAGGTATTGTTAAAGACTTCTTTCCTAGCCCCGTGCTGTATTTCAATTGAAATGCGTGGCACGGTAGCAGTTCTTCGCTGTTAACCTGTCTCCAAGCACAAGTGTATGTGCATGCATCATTTAAACCTTCGGGCTGTGGACAGTTCGTGTGCCGTGGTCCAGCAGTTGCTGTAAACACCAGTGGAAGGTGGAGCACGTCAGTCACAC encodes:
- the ZFP64 gene encoding zinc finger protein 64 isoform X2, translated to MNPGGGGAAPAFPGPVQFPGGTTVLVELTPDIHICGICKQQFNNLDAFVAHKQSGCQLTSAAAGAAGTVQFVSEETVPSAQAQSSSRTITSETQTITVSAPEFVFEHGYQTYLPSESSEPPTAAVVSTPPKARSRKSASSLTQKKLNCWYPGCQFKTSYGMKDMERHLRTHTGDKPHKCDVCSKCFSRKDKLKMHMRSHTGVKPYKCKHCDYAAADSSSLNKHQRIHSNERPFKCQICPYASRNSSQLTVHLRSHTGDAPFQCQMCPAKFKINSDLKRHMRVHSGEKPYKCEFCEVRCAMKGNLKSHIRIKHSMENTLKCPECEFQCGNKTSLRHHIRTHQPEQPVKCSECNYSCSNKAALKVHERIHCKDRPFKCEFCSFDTKQRSNLTTHVRKAHGDKVKTKKQTVEKKEGDRPKQGGSRQVAKLDAKKAFKCDLCDASFVREDSLRSHKKQHSMYSGSKNNELAVLQLQMDPGRQASAPITVSHLQVPIQAAQVSPYNEGRVKIIVGHQVPQTNNIVQAASVNVVPPALVSQSQEELSANSRLQLLGQVSLLAPPPPPISQSEAGPVAQPAVLLTTHDQSDGTALHQTLIPAATVSSHEASANQAFITSSGISCADLEGLNALIQEGATEVTVVSDGGQSITVSTSAPPPPIFSSSSHTEAPKQTYSIIQSGAHTALLCPADSIPD
- the ZFP64 gene encoding zinc finger protein 64 isoform X1, translating into MRAPGPARRKPTRARVRARPRNLSSARNRRERSPGTWLGGEPGNLVPGGTTVLVELTPDIHICGICKQQFNNLDAFVAHKQSGCQLTSAAAGAAGTVQFVSEETVPSAQAQSSSRTITSETQTITVSAPEFVFEHGYQTYLPSESSEPPTAAVVSTPPKARSRKSASSLTQKKLNCWYPGCQFKTSYGMKDMERHLRTHTGDKPHKCDVCSKCFSRKDKLKMHMRSHTGVKPYKCKHCDYAAADSSSLNKHQRIHSNERPFKCQICPYASRNSSQLTVHLRSHTGDAPFQCQMCPAKFKINSDLKRHMRVHSGEKPYKCEFCEVRCAMKGNLKSHIRIKHSMENTLKCPECEFQCGNKTSLRHHIRTHQPEQPVKCSECNYSCSNKAALKVHERIHCKDRPFKCEFCSFDTKQRSNLTTHVRKAHGDKVKTKKQTVEKKEGDRPKQGGSRQVAKLDAKKAFKCDLCDASFVREDSLRSHKKQHSMYSGSKNNELAVLQLQMDPGRQASAPITVSHLQVPIQAAQVSPYNEGRVKIIVGHQVPQTNNIVQAASVNVVPPALVSQSQEELSANSRLQLLGQVSLLAPPPPPISQSEAGPVAQPAVLLTTHDQSDGTALHQTLIPAATVSSHEASANQAFITSSGISCADLEGLNALIQEGATEVTVVSDGGQSITVSTSAPPPPIFSSSSHTEAPKQTYSIIQSGAHTALLCPADSIPD